One Methanolinea sp. DNA window includes the following coding sequences:
- the mfnA gene encoding tyrosine decarboxylase MfnA, producing MREKGQSIDELFSFLEAERERDVRHDHILSSMCTVPHPVAVRAHHLFLETNLGDPGLFPGTATLESLLVERLGSLFSLPGAFGYATSGGTESNIQALRIARKLSRSPRPNVVLPESAHFSFKKACDMLGLEMRAVPLDGSFRVDADRVPEFIDRDTCALVGIAGTTEYGVVDPISDLSAIAEDFGLFLHVDAAFGGLVLPFLDGAPPFDFSLPGVSSIAVDPHKMGMSTIPAGVLLLRDREALQSLAVDTPYLSVKQEFTLSGTRPGGPVAAAFAVLEYLGREGMRDIVTGCMKNTRRLIDGMEAFGIARAVTPDVNVATFENTPVPPPWRVSWTRRGHLRIVCMPHVHADTVEAFLRDIGECNA from the coding sequence ATGCGTGAGAAAGGGCAGTCCATCGACGAACTCTTCTCTTTCCTCGAGGCAGAGAGGGAAAGGGATGTCAGGCACGACCACATCTTGAGCTCCATGTGCACCGTCCCCCACCCCGTGGCCGTGCGGGCCCACCACCTCTTCCTCGAGACGAACCTCGGCGACCCCGGTCTCTTCCCGGGGACTGCAACCCTCGAGTCCCTCCTCGTGGAGAGGCTCGGCTCCCTCTTCTCGCTCCCGGGGGCCTTTGGGTACGCGACATCGGGCGGGACAGAGTCGAATATCCAGGCACTGCGCATCGCGAGGAAGCTCTCGAGATCCCCCCGGCCCAACGTCGTCCTCCCCGAATCGGCCCACTTTTCCTTCAAGAAGGCGTGCGACATGCTCGGGCTCGAGATGAGGGCCGTCCCCCTCGACGGGAGTTTCCGCGTCGACGCAGACAGGGTCCCCGAGTTCATCGACAGGGATACCTGTGCCCTCGTGGGGATCGCGGGGACGACGGAGTACGGGGTCGTGGACCCAATCAGCGATCTCTCCGCGATCGCCGAGGATTTCGGCCTCTTCCTCCACGTCGACGCCGCGTTCGGGGGGCTCGTCCTCCCGTTCCTCGACGGGGCCCCGCCGTTTGACTTCTCCCTCCCGGGGGTGAGCAGCATCGCGGTCGACCCCCACAAGATGGGGATGAGCACGATCCCCGCGGGGGTCCTCCTCCTCAGGGACAGGGAGGCGCTCCAGTCCCTCGCGGTCGACACCCCCTACCTCTCCGTCAAGCAGGAGTTTACGCTCTCCGGGACGCGCCCCGGCGGACCGGTCGCGGCCGCTTTCGCGGTCCTCGAGTACCTCGGCCGCGAGGGCATGCGCGACATCGTCACCGGGTGCATGAAGAACACGCGGCGCCTCATCGACGGGATGGAAGCCTTCGGGATCGCGCGGGCCGTCACCCCGGACGTGAACGTCGCGACGTTCGAGAACACCCCCGTGCCCCCGCCGTGGCGGGTCTCGTGGACGCGGCGGGGCCACCTCCGGATCGTGTGCATGCCGCACGTGCACGCCGACACGGTGGAGGCGTTCCTGAGGGACATAGGTGAATGCAATGCTTGA
- the ppsA gene encoding phosphoenolpyruvate synthase has product MREMPDILWLEEIRKEDISAVGGKGASLGEMSAIGLPVPRAFVVTSHAFRQFLIETGLEKTLFQDLEGIDVEDSRQLESAAEKAKRAVLAAKMPAPIREKIKDAYRRMDNGEMVVAVRSSATAEDLPDASFAGQQETYLNIRGEKNLLDAVQRCWASLYGARAIYYRVKHGFDHRSVNIAVVVQQLVNAEKAGVMFTSHPVTGEDISIIEGSWGLGEAVVSGSVSPDKYVYDMRTGRVVDRLIAHKRFQIVPDGSNGTRTVEVPKELQDAPLLSDEEVERLARFGKIAENHYGVPQDVEWAIVGKDIFILQSRPITTIRASRGPAEKPAGAAGTIILKGQGASPGVASGRVVIIHDAKEAGKVREGDILVTRMTNPDMVPAMRRVAAIVTDEGGMTCHAAIVSRELGTPAVVGTKTATQVLRQGQVVTVDGEKGFIYEGEIEVPREKVQVPAGGVSAPLITATSVKVNVSMPEAAERAAATGADGVGLLRIEHLILGLNRTPGWFIANGREEEFIEELEKGIKVVLDAFYGKPVWVRTLDAPTDEFRNMAGGENEPHEHNPMLGWRGIRRDLQSPDQFRLQVEAFKRLWAQGYDNLGIMFPMVSHPSEFVRAREMMRAWGVDVEKATLGIMIEIPSSAILIEDFIRAGIRFASFGTNDLVQYTLAIDRNNQNVAWMYDPMHPAVLALIDSAIKCCRKHGVEVSICGQAGSEPRVVRWLVEHGITSVSANIDAIAKIRETVARTEQKIILESARSLNA; this is encoded by the coding sequence ATGAGAGAGATGCCTGATATTCTCTGGCTCGAGGAGATACGCAAGGAAGATATTTCCGCGGTGGGGGGGAAAGGTGCGTCCCTTGGGGAGATGTCGGCGATCGGCCTCCCGGTTCCAAGGGCCTTTGTCGTCACGAGCCACGCGTTCCGACAGTTCCTGATAGAAACGGGACTCGAGAAGACTTTATTCCAGGACCTCGAGGGCATCGACGTCGAGGACAGCAGGCAGCTTGAGAGTGCGGCGGAGAAGGCAAAACGGGCCGTCCTCGCGGCGAAGATGCCCGCACCGATCAGGGAAAAGATAAAGGACGCGTACAGGAGGATGGACAACGGCGAGATGGTCGTTGCCGTGCGGTCGAGCGCGACCGCCGAGGACCTGCCGGACGCGAGTTTCGCCGGGCAGCAGGAGACGTACCTCAACATCCGCGGGGAGAAGAACCTCCTCGACGCGGTCCAGAGGTGCTGGGCGTCCCTCTACGGCGCGAGGGCGATATACTACCGCGTGAAGCACGGGTTTGACCACAGGAGCGTCAACATCGCCGTCGTCGTCCAGCAGCTCGTCAATGCCGAGAAGGCGGGGGTCATGTTCACCTCCCACCCCGTGACAGGGGAGGACATCTCGATCATCGAGGGTTCGTGGGGACTGGGCGAGGCGGTTGTCTCAGGATCCGTCTCCCCCGACAAGTACGTCTACGACATGCGGACCGGCAGGGTGGTCGACCGCCTCATCGCTCACAAGAGGTTCCAGATCGTCCCGGACGGGAGCAACGGGACGAGGACCGTGGAGGTCCCGAAAGAGCTCCAGGACGCCCCGCTCCTCTCCGACGAGGAGGTGGAGAGGCTCGCTCGGTTCGGGAAGATCGCGGAGAACCACTACGGTGTCCCCCAGGACGTGGAGTGGGCGATCGTCGGCAAGGACATCTTCATCCTCCAGTCGCGGCCCATCACGACGATCCGTGCCTCCAGGGGGCCGGCGGAGAAGCCCGCGGGGGCCGCGGGGACGATCATCCTGAAGGGGCAGGGTGCCTCGCCGGGTGTCGCGAGCGGGAGGGTCGTCATCATCCACGACGCGAAGGAGGCGGGCAAGGTCAGGGAGGGCGACATCCTCGTGACGCGGATGACGAATCCCGACATGGTGCCCGCGATGCGGAGGGTCGCCGCGATCGTCACGGACGAGGGGGGCATGACGTGCCACGCGGCAATAGTGAGCAGGGAGCTGGGGACACCGGCGGTCGTCGGGACGAAGACCGCGACGCAGGTCCTCCGTCAGGGTCAGGTCGTCACGGTGGACGGCGAGAAGGGCTTCATCTACGAGGGGGAGATCGAGGTCCCGAGGGAGAAGGTACAGGTTCCGGCCGGCGGTGTCTCCGCACCCCTGATCACCGCGACGAGCGTCAAGGTGAACGTCTCCATGCCCGAGGCCGCCGAACGCGCCGCGGCGACGGGTGCAGACGGCGTGGGCCTGCTCCGGATCGAGCACCTCATCCTCGGGCTGAACAGGACTCCCGGGTGGTTCATCGCGAACGGCCGCGAGGAGGAATTCATCGAGGAACTCGAGAAGGGCATCAAGGTCGTCCTCGACGCGTTCTACGGGAAACCCGTGTGGGTGAGGACCCTCGATGCACCCACCGACGAGTTCAGGAACATGGCCGGCGGGGAGAACGAGCCGCACGAGCACAACCCGATGCTCGGCTGGCGCGGGATACGCCGCGACCTCCAGTCCCCTGACCAGTTCCGCCTCCAGGTCGAGGCCTTCAAGAGGCTGTGGGCACAGGGGTACGACAACCTCGGGATCATGTTCCCGATGGTCTCGCACCCCTCCGAGTTCGTCCGGGCCCGCGAGATGATGCGGGCGTGGGGGGTGGACGTGGAGAAGGCCACCCTCGGCATCATGATCGAGATCCCGAGCAGCGCGATCCTGATAGAGGATTTCATCCGGGCGGGGATCAGGTTCGCCTCGTTCGGGACGAATGACCTCGTCCAGTACACCCTCGCGATCGACCGGAACAACCAGAACGTCGCGTGGATGTACGACCCGATGCACCCCGCGGTGCTCGCCCTCATCGATTCTGCGATAAAGTGCTGCAGGAAGCACGGCGTGGAGGTTTCCATCTGCGGCCAAGCAGGGTCCGAGCCCCGCGTGGTCAGGTGGCTCGTCGAGCACGGGATCACGAGCGTCTCGGCAAACATCGACGCGATCGCGAAGATCCGGGAGACCGTCGCGCGAACGGAGCAGAAGATAATCCTCGAGAGCGCGAGATCACTCAATGCGTGA
- the serA gene encoding phosphoglycerate dehydrogenase, whose product MAGFKILVSDPLAEEGLEILRRECTVDVRTDLTEDQLVDIIGDYDALLVRSGTEVTARVIEAGKKLRFIGRAGAGVDNIDMEAATKKGIIVANAPEGNTLAATEHTVAMMLSLARNIPQANASLKKGEWKRSKFMGVELNEKTLGIIGLGRIGREVAKRAQALGMHTVGYDPFITKERAAQMGVESVSLEELFAVSDIITVHTPLIKETRHMINARAIAMMKDGVRIINCARGGIVDEKALYEGLKSGKVAGAALDVFEEEPPVNSPLLGLDQVIVTPHLGASTVEAQKNVAVSIAKQCISVLKGGSAKYVVNAPMVPPEHADTIEPFAILAEKMGRLLTQIVSGRMEKVEMIYGGELASLGNNTRFITLMALKGLLDPILQVPVNIVNAEFIAKERGITISETVTQDSGGFKSIVSVRVKTDQMEETVSGTVFMKGRSRIVSIGGYTMDMVPEGYVIVSRHLDKPGVIGRVATILGRGNVNIAGMQVGRIRPGEEAIMVLNVDSEVPPEMMAEIRSQPGIFTAVFAKISDTLI is encoded by the coding sequence ATGGCAGGTTTCAAAATACTGGTCAGCGATCCCCTCGCCGAGGAGGGCCTCGAGATCCTGCGCCGGGAATGCACCGTCGACGTCCGGACGGACCTCACGGAGGACCAACTCGTGGACATCATCGGCGACTACGATGCCCTGCTCGTGAGGAGCGGGACAGAGGTGACCGCACGCGTCATCGAGGCGGGGAAGAAGCTCCGGTTCATCGGCCGTGCGGGGGCGGGGGTCGACAATATCGACATGGAGGCCGCGACGAAGAAGGGGATCATCGTCGCGAACGCGCCCGAGGGCAACACGCTCGCGGCCACGGAACACACCGTCGCGATGATGCTCTCCCTCGCACGGAACATCCCCCAGGCGAACGCCTCCCTCAAGAAGGGGGAGTGGAAGAGATCGAAGTTCATGGGGGTCGAGCTGAACGAGAAGACCCTCGGCATCATCGGCCTCGGGAGGATAGGCAGGGAGGTCGCAAAGAGGGCTCAGGCACTGGGGATGCACACCGTCGGGTACGATCCCTTCATCACGAAGGAGAGGGCAGCCCAGATGGGCGTCGAGTCGGTCTCCCTCGAGGAGCTCTTCGCCGTTTCTGACATCATCACCGTCCACACCCCTCTCATCAAGGAGACCCGCCACATGATCAACGCGAGGGCGATTGCCATGATGAAGGACGGCGTGCGCATCATCAACTGCGCGAGGGGTGGGATCGTGGACGAAAAGGCCCTCTACGAGGGGCTCAAGTCAGGGAAGGTCGCGGGCGCCGCCCTCGACGTCTTCGAGGAGGAACCCCCCGTGAACTCGCCCCTGCTCGGGTTGGATCAGGTCATCGTGACACCGCACCTCGGCGCGAGCACCGTGGAGGCCCAGAAGAACGTCGCCGTCTCGATCGCCAAGCAGTGCATCTCCGTCCTGAAGGGCGGTTCCGCGAAGTACGTGGTGAACGCCCCCATGGTCCCCCCCGAGCACGCGGACACCATCGAGCCATTCGCAATCCTCGCGGAGAAGATGGGCAGGCTCCTCACGCAGATAGTGAGCGGGAGGATGGAGAAGGTCGAGATGATCTACGGCGGTGAGCTCGCGTCCCTCGGGAACAACACGCGGTTCATCACCCTCATGGCCCTCAAGGGGCTCCTCGACCCCATCCTCCAGGTCCCGGTCAACATCGTGAACGCGGAGTTCATCGCGAAGGAGAGGGGCATCACCATCTCGGAGACGGTGACGCAGGATTCGGGGGGATTCAAGAGCATCGTCTCGGTCAGGGTAAAGACCGACCAGATGGAGGAGACGGTGAGCGGGACGGTCTTCATGAAGGGCAGGTCGCGCATCGTCTCGATAGGTGGCTACACGATGGACATGGTCCCCGAGGGGTACGTCATCGTCTCGCGCCACCTCGACAAGCCCGGCGTGATAGGCCGCGTGGCGACGATCCTCGGGAGGGGCAACGTGAACATCGCGGGGATGCAGGTCGGGAGGATTAGGCCCGGGGAGGAGGCGATCATGGTCCTGAACGTCGACTCCGAGGTCCCGCCGGAGATGATGGCAGAGATCCGGTCCCAGCCGGGGATATTCACGGCGGTGTTCGCGAAGATCTCCGACACCCTGATCTGA
- a CDS encoding DUF61 family protein has protein sequence MYEESALRKWFSREARRINEGIVDPRIPLRDLLEMERPVGFTRGGQEYAFDKAVLGEIASRLPRDLWRKLRLPVVFHYDMDVPSSCSLSDSTALEALQELGELSRERVMVGGKVFVGRAIVFSIMRTYPTAFQIMVG, from the coding sequence ATGTACGAGGAATCGGCCCTGAGGAAGTGGTTCTCGCGCGAGGCGCGGAGGATCAACGAGGGGATAGTCGATCCCCGCATCCCCCTGCGCGATCTCCTCGAGATGGAAAGGCCGGTAGGGTTCACGAGGGGCGGGCAGGAATACGCGTTCGACAAGGCGGTGCTCGGGGAGATCGCGTCCCGGCTCCCCCGGGATCTCTGGAGGAAGCTCCGGCTGCCGGTGGTATTCCACTACGACATGGACGTGCCGTCGAGCTGCTCCCTCTCGGACAGCACCGCGCTCGAAGCACTCCAGGAGCTCGGGGAGCTCTCGCGAGAACGCGTGATGGTTGGCGGGAAGGTGTTCGTGGGGAGGGCGATTGTCTTTTCCATCATGCGCACCTACCCGACCGCGTTCCAGATCATGGTGGGCTAG
- a CDS encoding response regulator — MTGKSSILIVEDDPIISQLIQWRLEKLGYHVSGRAPTAEEALEKMRKDLPDLVLIDINLPGSMDGTDLARRVREEFHVPFVYLTAFSDDETISRVLDTRPAGYLLKPFKDEELKVTIEIALRQPKGT, encoded by the coding sequence ATGACAGGGAAAAGTTCCATCCTCATCGTCGAGGATGATCCCATTATCAGCCAGCTGATCCAGTGGAGGCTGGAAAAGCTCGGCTACCACGTGAGCGGGAGGGCACCGACCGCGGAAGAAGCCCTCGAGAAGATGAGGAAAGACCTGCCCGACCTCGTCCTCATTGACATCAACCTCCCGGGGAGCATGGACGGGACCGACCTCGCGCGGAGGGTCCGGGAGGAGTTCCACGTTCCTTTCGTGTACCTCACCGCGTTCTCGGACGACGAGACCATCTCGCGGGTCCTCGACACAAGGCCAGCCGGGTACCTCCTGAAACCCTTCAAGGACGAGGAGCTCAAGGTGACGATCGAGATCGCCCTCCGCCAGCCGAAGGGAACGTGA
- a CDS encoding nucleoside-triphosphatase, with product MGGIPRVILVTGRPGCGKTTLVREILPDLAGLHPAGFYTEEIREGGSRVGFRVVSLDGRTFLLAHERFPPAFRVGKYGVDIASFDAYLATVPFGEAKIAVIDEIGKMECLSARFCELVDGIFSSGRHAIATIAQKGTPFIESLKGREGVKVYTLGQGNRADIMDRIREWVSYLKGGGR from the coding sequence GTGGGCGGGATTCCGCGGGTCATCCTCGTCACCGGGCGCCCGGGCTGCGGGAAGACGACGCTCGTCCGGGAGATCCTCCCCGACCTCGCGGGCCTCCATCCCGCGGGTTTCTACACGGAGGAGATCCGCGAGGGGGGATCGAGGGTCGGGTTCCGCGTCGTCTCGCTCGACGGGAGGACGTTCCTCCTCGCCCACGAGAGATTTCCCCCGGCGTTCCGCGTGGGGAAGTACGGGGTCGACATCGCGTCGTTCGACGCGTACCTCGCGACCGTCCCGTTCGGCGAGGCGAAAATCGCGGTGATCGACGAGATCGGGAAGATGGAGTGCCTCTCGGCGCGTTTCTGCGAGTTGGTGGACGGGATCTTCTCCTCCGGGAGGCACGCGATCGCCACGATCGCGCAGAAGGGGACTCCCTTCATCGAGTCCCTCAAGGGGAGGGAGGGCGTGAAGGTGTACACCCTCGGGCAGGGAAACAGGGCCGACATCATGGACAGGATCAGGGAATGGGTATCGTACCTGAAGGGGGGTGGCCGGTAG